The DNA window CCCAGCAGAACCTGTCCGAAGCCGGTACCGGCTCGGCCTACTCTCAGGGCCCCAACATCCCGCTCTACGATCCCAGCCTCTTCGCCGAATCCGGCTATCTCCAGCGCTCGAACACCACCACGCTGACCTCGACGACCGGCTCGGACGCAGGGACCACCACCACCCAGACCGGGAGCCTGAAATATGTAACCGCCAACGTTGCGTATCTGCAAGGTTTCAGCACTGGCGCTCAAATTGAAGCCACCGTCAACAACGACTCATCCGTCGTCTACGGCTCCGCTTCACAGTACGATCCCTTCGCCACCATCAGCACCTCCAGCACCCTCACCCAGCCGCTGCTCCGCGGTCGAGGCCGCGACGTCAACCTTCGCTATCTCCACATCGCAAACAACAATCGCAAGGCCTCCCGCCTCCTCTTCGAGCAACAGGTCCTCGAAACCGTCTACGGCACCTCGCGCCTCTACTTCGACCTCGTATCGCTAGGAGAGAATGTGGTCGTCAAGCAGGAGTCCCTACGCGCCTCGCAAAAGCTGGTCGAAGACGACGAATCCCAGGTTGATCAAGGCACCCTCGCCCCCATTGAACTCACTCGCGCCCGCGCCCTGCTCGGCAGCAGCCAATTCGATCTGATCCAGGCCCAGGGCCTCTATCGCCAGCAGGAGGTCATCCTCCGCGATGAACTCATCCGCACCGGATCGCCTGTCTTCGCCGCACAGTTTACAGAGATTGTCCCCACGGACCGCATCCTCGTCCCCGACCAGCCCGATCCCATGAACGTCCCGGACCTTATCCAGCAGGGTCTCGCCCGTCGTCCCGACCTCGCCCAGGCCGCTCTCCAGATCAAGAACGGCGAGATCAGCGTCAAAGCGTCACGCAACCAGGCCCTGCCGCAGCTCAACCTTTACGGCAACGTCGAAACCCGCGGCAGCTCCGAACAGGCCTACGAGCAGCTAGGCAGCACCGGCACTGGCCTGCCTACCATCCCGCAGAACTTCGCTCTCGGCGGGCTCCGCACCTCCACCATCTACCAGGGCGGAATCCAACTGACTCTTCCCCTGCGCAATCGCGTCGCACAGTCCGACGCTGCGCGAGACGCCGTTCAACTCCGCCAGGCACAGGCCCGCACTGAAAAGCTCGCCAACCAGATCCGAGAGTCCATCGAAAACGCCACCATCGCCGTGGACACCGCTTACGCCGCCTATCGTGCCGCCACCACCAGTCGCGACTACCAAGAGCAACTCCTGCAGTCCGAGCGCGACAAGCTCTCCGTCGGTGAGTCCACGAACCTTCTCGTCGTCCAAAACGAGACGTATCTCGCCCAGGCACGCTCCACCGAGATCGCAGCGCGGAGCAACTGGAAGAAGGCCCAGATCGACCTCGACCACGCCATCGGCAATCTCCTCGACCGCAACAACATCAAGCTCGATGATGCTATCTCCGGCACCATCGACGACACACGCCGCTGACGAACCCGTTTCGCCCGCGCTCACAGATTCATTCGGCATTTACAGTATTAGAGATGGCAAAAACTGCAAAGGTCGATCTCGTCGGCGTCGGGCTCAATGCCACGGACACGGTAATCCCCCTCTCGAAGTACCCCACCCGAGGCTCCAAGGTCGAATACAGCCAGGCCTCAGTTCTGCCCGGTGGCCAGGTCGCCTCCACGGTCGTCGCCTGCCAGCGCTGGGGCATGAAGACCCGCTATGTTGGC is part of the Granulicella aggregans genome and encodes:
- a CDS encoding TolC family protein — its product is MRLLLSSPAPKMRHPDRPLSLSEGKWRNTCISLLPLALLATGLAPAQTTIAPASGAVTSPVTNQQTAPDAPRINLPPITPFTVPPAAPAPQLTRDEAVDASPTRSVPKGLRPDLLGFLGPYRRPTVPPLFPGAGTRLTSLVRDGKLYLTLHDALALAIENNLDVEVERYNIVLADTDLVRAKGGGSTRGIDFTIQEPENGVGGPGSPLLNTAAVSTNPVTPTVTDLTSLNSMVQAQQNLSEAGTGSAYSQGPNIPLYDPSLFAESGYLQRSNTTTLTSTTGSDAGTTTTQTGSLKYVTANVAYLQGFSTGAQIEATVNNDSSVVYGSASQYDPFATISTSSTLTQPLLRGRGRDVNLRYLHIANNNRKASRLLFEQQVLETVYGTSRLYFDLVSLGENVVVKQESLRASQKLVEDDESQVDQGTLAPIELTRARALLGSSQFDLIQAQGLYRQQEVILRDELIRTGSPVFAAQFTEIVPTDRILVPDQPDPMNVPDLIQQGLARRPDLAQAALQIKNGEISVKASRNQALPQLNLYGNVETRGSSEQAYEQLGSTGTGLPTIPQNFALGGLRTSTIYQGGIQLTLPLRNRVAQSDAARDAVQLRQAQARTEKLANQIRESIENATIAVDTAYAAYRAATTSRDYQEQLLQSERDKLSVGESTNLLVVQNETYLAQARSTEIAARSNWKKAQIDLDHAIGNLLDRNNIKLDDAISGTIDDTRR